The following are from one region of the Pocillopora verrucosa isolate sample1 chromosome 3, ASM3666991v2, whole genome shotgun sequence genome:
- the LOC136279963 gene encoding piezo-type mechanosensitive ion channel component 1-like isoform X1: MSSPVVCAFLFRWILPLVLLGACCFRFNGFSVIYLCCLLAVPLLPNPSRALGPTRNFQKTLLGLSVFALMAQIAFQIVLAALPPYGHFFPNCSRYEQLTRQIGLSRFDGVAALDVFRIIAPDVVVIAVSITCVVCCRGLVDSSSLHSTPQCIRITSDSSSWDNVMPYFIAVMLLSGGIMLPSLASAIYFLMFLVLRTMWACHKAVRLRKKAFASVRIALMVYSGVHVLTF, translated from the exons CTTGTTGTTTCAGATTTAATGGATTCTCTGTTATCTACTTATGCTGCCTGTTAGCAGTTCCTCTTCTTCCCAATCCATCACGAG CTTTAGGCCCCACAAGAAATTTTCAGAAGACCCTTCTTGGCCTATCAGTGTTTGCCTTGATGGCACAGATTGCATTCCAGATAGTCTTAGCAGCATTGCCACCATATGGACATTTCTTTCCAAACT GTTCTAGGTATGAGCAACTTACCAGGCAAATTGGACTCAGTAG GTTTGACGGTGTCGCAGCACTAGATGTGTTTAGAATCATTGCCCCAGATGTGGTGGTTATAGCTGTATCTATAACATGTGTTGTCTGTTGCCGAGGGTTAGTGGACTCCTCTTCTCTCCACTCAACACCACAGTGTATTAGGATAACATCTGACTCTTCCTCATGGGACAATGTGATGCCATATTTTATTGCTGTTATGTTACTTTCTGGTGGAATAATGCTTCCATCTCTAGCCTCTGCAATATACTTTTTAATGTTCCTGGTCTTGCGAACAATGTGGGCATGCCATAAGGCAGTTAGACTACGCAAGAAAGCATTTGCTTCTGTTAGAATTGCTCTGATGGTTTACTCTGGTGTGCATGTTTTGACTTTCTAA